From a region of the [Eubacterium] eligens ATCC 27750 genome:
- the ftsZ gene encoding cell division protein FtsZ — MLEIMDTDYQSSNMPNIKVIGVGGCGNNAINRLAHQTPYPIQFVAINTDQMVLDKSEADTCITIGKKLTGGFGAGGNPEIAYAAAEESADEIKEIINDANMVILTAGMGGGTGTGALPYIAKMCKDLGILTVAVVTTPFSFENPNRSDVARAGIQNLEKCVDTLLVISNDKLLTSNEKIVTMSSAFTLADSVLKNSIDTITNIVFNCGTVNLDFNDLKTVLGDKGYGHLGIGYADENTSITDAVKQAVNSPLLNTNLSGAKYVMINSSGDVNLIELNNAIQYIQEIVGTEAKIMWGTVSSKEQLEDNKNSLITIIATGLNDSSGTNKTSPTNLPMKNTYNTVKVSDINNLLAKSEKKENELVIPTFLQSRMKK, encoded by the coding sequence ATGCTTGAAATAATGGATACAGATTATCAATCATCAAATATGCCAAACATAAAAGTAATTGGCGTCGGAGGCTGCGGTAATAATGCAATTAACAGACTTGCACACCAGACTCCTTATCCTATTCAATTCGTTGCTATTAATACAGATCAGATGGTACTTGATAAATCAGAGGCTGACACATGCATTACTATTGGAAAAAAGCTGACTGGCGGATTTGGTGCTGGTGGGAATCCAGAAATTGCCTATGCAGCTGCTGAAGAAAGTGCTGACGAAATTAAAGAAATTATAAACGATGCAAATATGGTAATTCTTACTGCCGGTATGGGAGGAGGTACAGGTACTGGAGCACTGCCATACATTGCTAAGATGTGCAAGGACCTAGGAATTCTTACGGTAGCAGTCGTTACTACACCTTTCAGCTTTGAGAATCCTAACCGCTCTGATGTGGCCCGTGCAGGAATACAGAATCTTGAAAAGTGTGTTGATACCTTGCTCGTAATATCAAATGATAAACTGCTTACATCTAATGAGAAAATTGTAACTATGTCATCTGCATTTACTCTTGCAGATTCTGTATTAAAGAACTCAATTGACACTATTACCAATATTGTGTTTAACTGCGGTACTGTAAATCTTGACTTTAATGATTTAAAAACTGTTCTCGGAGACAAAGGGTACGGACACTTAGGAATAGGATATGCTGATGAGAATACCTCTATTACTGATGCTGTCAAACAGGCTGTTAATTCACCTTTACTTAACACTAATCTTTCAGGTGCAAAGTATGTTATGATAAATTCATCTGGAGATGTTAATCTTATCGAACTTAATAATGCTATCCAGTATATTCAGGAAATTGTCGGAACGGAAGCTAAAATCATGTGGGGTACCGTTTCTTCTAAAGAACAACTTGAGGATAATAAAAATTCCCTTATAACCATTATTGCAACTGGACTTAATGATTCCAGTGGCACTAATAAAACTAGTCCTACCAACCTGCCTATGAAAAATACTTATAATACCGTTAAAGTCTCTGACA
- a CDS encoding ImmA/IrrE family metallo-endopeptidase, whose translation MKAKDIKKLAEDLRKNYNTRNPFELAEKYGIRVVVSKMLPIDRKAYTIRSDNYPTIIIINGRYEHKSQLVLCAHELGHALLHSDDINNFAVTSKNAFKNVEYEANLFAVSLLFNESDFNMKVLNMSNYLLKQVLDYNIAVEE comes from the coding sequence ATGAAGGCTAAAGATATAAAGAAGCTGGCAGAAGATTTAAGGAAGAATTATAATACAAGGAATCCTTTTGAATTAGCAGAAAAGTACGGAATAAGAGTAGTTGTAAGTAAAATGCTTCCGATAGACAGGAAAGCATATACGATAAGGTCGGATAATTATCCAACAATTATAATTATTAATGGAAGATATGAGCATAAAAGCCAGCTGGTTTTGTGTGCACATGAATTAGGACATGCACTTCTTCATTCAGATGATATTAATAATTTTGCTGTAACAAGTAAAAATGCATTTAAAAATGTTGAATATGAGGCTAATCTTTTTGCTGTATCGCTGCTGTTTAATGAAAGTGATTTTAATATGAAAGTCTTAAATATGAGCAATTATCTGCTTAAGCAGGTACTTGATTATAATATTGCGGTTGAAGAGTAG
- a CDS encoding helix-turn-helix domain-containing protein gives MELGQRLKAKRKEQKISAEYMAKELGVSVSTVYRYEDSSIVKIPVSTFEKMCNVLGTTPAEMMGNVPEMSHDKSDDTNKLPGTFEDPKEAMEFLLKLPTVAAYGGYDPSKMDDETMVAFANEILQQLQLVSYKYR, from the coding sequence ATGGAATTAGGGCAGAGATTAAAAGCAAAAAGGAAAGAACAGAAAATATCTGCAGAATATATGGCAAAGGAATTAGGTGTGTCAGTATCCACAGTTTACAGATATGAGGATTCAAGCATCGTTAAAATTCCCGTTTCAACATTTGAAAAAATGTGTAATGTTCTTGGAACCACACCAGCAGAGATGATGGGTAATGTACCAGAAATGTCTCACGACAAAAGTGATGATACGAACAAGCTTCCAGGAACATTTGAAGATCCGAAGGAAGCAATGGAATTTTTGCTTAAGCTTCCGACAGTTGCTGCATATGGAGGATATGATCCATCCAAGATGGACGATGAAACAATGGTTGCATTCGCAAATGAAATCTTACAACAGTTACAGCTTGTGAGCTATAAGTACAGGTAG
- a CDS encoding AAA family ATPase, with amino-acid sequence MLFYEASARIQSCRIVEKYLKNSNGERSCHEQDERIWCDLENCAIEYSGEHEYKIVVFVCYIDTDISNGRVEFRVISNNYKENAMEHIYGYIEKCGMKIYDFNIRETTYDRVNKMEDRLFHLDYEVVDRFFSCDFMKSGERRKKCREIYVDTNILKKQLYDRAVKLNCSETLLPELERIFVNRNTTNYLGNPVQYIITCSRNSVGYEIAKVIIAALYKQNRLRSSRIWISGLLSDQNESYGYSYCEASSVGIVIPDMKDVDDEYDKNRLRKAADRIGLMIEEYSSNVLTFVFVRRGNKRIKELIKDSAHNTNFCEIRQNTYMGAQAREYIKRDLIDKGIDESVADKIDIADDIEYYPDELDAKIHKCLGNILCTDIYSQYADYEIKHVELIKEREGNAYLELKSMIGLNNPKNIIDKIISYYNTRKIYRANGIEPPLSAVHMVFTGNPGTAKTTVARLFADILRDNKILPEGALIEAGRSDLVGEYVGQTAPKVKSLFRRAKGNVLFIDEAYSLVDGRRGLYGDEAINTLVQEMENNREDTIVILAGYPDKMQQFLDTNPGLTSRIAFHINFDDYTEEELYEILISMASKSGVRLSDEVHEKVIEIFGHACKHKDFGNGRFVRNIYEQALMNQTLRIARSTGQPSEKELRTLEAEDFNNLEVKETSEKEGRVIGF; translated from the coding sequence ATGTTATTTTATGAGGCATCTGCCAGAATTCAAAGTTGTAGAATTGTAGAAAAATATTTGAAAAATAGTAATGGTGAACGAAGTTGCCATGAACAGGATGAGAGAATCTGGTGTGATCTTGAGAATTGTGCAATAGAGTATTCGGGTGAGCATGAGTATAAGATTGTTGTATTTGTGTGTTATATAGATACGGATATATCTAATGGAAGAGTAGAATTCAGGGTTATTTCTAATAATTATAAGGAAAATGCGATGGAGCACATATATGGCTATATCGAAAAATGCGGTATGAAAATATATGATTTTAATATTCGAGAGACTACATATGACCGGGTTAATAAGATGGAAGACCGACTTTTTCATCTGGATTATGAAGTTGTAGACAGATTTTTCAGTTGCGATTTTATGAAGAGCGGTGAAAGAAGAAAGAAATGTCGTGAAATATATGTAGATACAAACATTTTAAAGAAGCAGCTATATGACAGGGCAGTAAAACTTAATTGTTCAGAAACACTACTTCCAGAACTGGAAAGAATATTTGTTAACAGGAATACTACTAATTATCTGGGGAATCCGGTGCAATATATAATAACCTGCAGCAGGAACAGTGTTGGATATGAAATCGCGAAAGTCATAATAGCAGCATTGTATAAGCAAAACAGGTTAAGAAGTAGCCGAATATGGATATCGGGATTGCTGTCAGACCAGAATGAATCGTATGGATATTCGTATTGTGAGGCATCAAGTGTAGGAATTGTTATTCCTGATATGAAAGATGTTGATGATGAATACGATAAGAACAGATTGCGCAAGGCAGCAGATAGAATTGGGCTGATGATAGAAGAGTATTCGTCAAATGTGCTGACATTTGTATTTGTCAGACGAGGCAATAAACGAATTAAGGAATTAATAAAAGATAGTGCCCACAACACCAATTTTTGTGAAATAAGACAGAACACATATATGGGAGCCCAAGCCAGAGAATATATAAAAAGGGATTTAATAGATAAGGGTATAGATGAATCTGTCGCAGATAAAATAGATATAGCAGACGACATAGAATATTATCCGGATGAATTAGATGCAAAAATACATAAATGTCTTGGAAATATTCTGTGTACAGATATATATTCACAGTATGCAGATTATGAGATAAAGCATGTGGAACTGATTAAGGAAAGAGAAGGAAATGCATATCTTGAACTTAAATCCATGATAGGTCTTAACAACCCTAAAAACATTATAGATAAGATTATAAGTTATTATAATACAAGAAAAATATATCGCGCGAATGGAATTGAACCACCGCTGAGTGCTGTACATATGGTATTTACAGGTAATCCGGGTACCGCAAAGACAACAGTTGCGAGGTTATTTGCAGACATTTTAAGAGACAATAAAATACTCCCGGAGGGAGCTTTAATAGAGGCTGGTAGAAGTGATCTTGTCGGGGAATATGTAGGACAGACAGCTCCCAAGGTAAAAAGTCTTTTCAGAAGGGCTAAGGGAAATGTGTTGTTTATAGATGAAGCTTATTCTCTTGTAGATGGCAGAAGAGGCTTATATGGAGATGAGGCAATTAACACGCTGGTTCAGGAGATGGAGAATAACAGGGAGGATACTATTGTTATTCTTGCCGGATATCCGGATAAAATGCAGCAATTTCTTGATACCAATCCAGGGCTTACCAGCAGGATAGCATTTCATATTAATTTTGATGATTACACCGAAGAAGAATTATATGAAATATTGATATCTATGGCATCAAAATCAGGGGTCAGATTATCTGATGAAGTGCATGAAAAAGTTATTGAAATATTCGGACATGCATGTAAGCATAAGGATTTTGGAAATGGCCGCTTTGTAAGAAATATATATGAACAGGCATTAATGAATCAGACATTAAGAATAGCAAGAAGTACAGGTCAGCCTTCGGAAAAAGAACTGAGAACATTAGAAGCCGAGGATTTTAATAATCTGGAAGTTAAAGAAACATCAGAGAAAGAAGGCAGAGTAATTGGATTTTAA
- a CDS encoding helix-turn-helix transcriptional regulator, whose protein sequence is MYEVMSKKLLVINILDILNKYSDAEHRLKQKDFIDILRKEYGMEVDRKAVRRNLSYLLECGYDIEYTEQIRTKKNGEQETIYTDWYIERTFSNSELRLLIDSLLFSKSIPYKQCTELIEKLESLSNCYFKSSVKHICNLQENPLVNKQLFYNIEILDEAISKGKQVKFRYNYYDMDYKLHNRCNSEGAPREYIINPYQMVATNGRYYLICNYDKYDNYANYRIDWITDIELLDTKRKPMKKVKGLENGLNLSKHMADHIYMFSGDSGIVRFRAYRYIISELLDWFGKDIKFADYSEDEVIVTVHANLMAMRCFATQYARHIRIVSPENLVEQVVDDLRHALKRYE, encoded by the coding sequence ATGTATGAGGTAATGTCAAAAAAACTGCTGGTTATTAATATACTTGATATTCTTAACAAATATTCAGATGCTGAACACAGACTGAAACAAAAAGATTTTATTGATATTCTTAGAAAAGAATATGGTATGGAAGTAGACAGGAAAGCCGTAAGAAGAAATCTGTCATATCTGTTGGAATGTGGATATGATATTGAATATACAGAACAGATAAGAACCAAAAAGAATGGGGAGCAGGAAACTATATATACAGACTGGTACATAGAAAGAACATTTAGTAATTCAGAGTTGAGGCTTCTTATAGATAGTCTGCTTTTTTCAAAGTCAATTCCCTATAAACAGTGTACTGAACTTATTGAGAAGTTGGAAAGCCTGTCAAACTGTTATTTTAAGTCAAGCGTGAAGCATATATGTAATCTGCAGGAAAATCCGCTTGTTAACAAACAGCTATTTTACAATATAGAGATATTGGATGAAGCAATAAGCAAAGGAAAACAGGTAAAATTTCGTTATAACTATTATGACATGGATTATAAGCTTCATAACAGATGTAATAGTGAAGGTGCACCAAGGGAATATATAATTAATCCATATCAGATGGTTGCGACAAACGGAAGATATTATCTTATATGTAATTATGACAAATATGATAACTATGCTAATTACAGGATTGACTGGATAACAGATATTGAACTTCTTGATACTAAGAGAAAGCCAATGAAGAAAGTTAAAGGTTTGGAGAATGGTCTGAATCTGTCAAAGCATATGGCGGATCATATATATATGTTTTCAGGTGATAGCGGGATAGTTCGTTTCCGTGCATATCGTTACATTATATCAGAGCTTCTTGACTGGTTTGGTAAAGACATCAAATTTGCTGATTATTCAGAAGATGAGGTAATTGTAACGGTTCATGCTAATCTTATGGCTATGAGATGTTTTGCAACACAATACGCAAGACATATTAGAATTGTAAGCCCTGAGAATCTGGTCGAACAGGTTGTTGATGACTTAAGACATGCGTTAAAACGATATGAATAA